One region of Zingiber officinale cultivar Zhangliang chromosome 7B, Zo_v1.1, whole genome shotgun sequence genomic DNA includes:
- the LOC122004108 gene encoding homeobox-leucine zipper protein HOX21-like, translating to MTTYRGMLPFFPAANLLLQPHVDAEVEMDQGKKRAADGSLEETGLSDTGLMAAGERKKRLRLEQIMVLEKSFEMGRKLEPERKAELARALGLPPRQVAIWFQNRRARWKNKRTEEEFDELKRQLAAIREENAELEEENQRLLAELLALKGKETACEPINLNKEAQDCCGRPVTAPEFLFHGAAGGRRPSHREDGDLCSMLDGQSAFWVWPEHSKFHPH from the exons ATGACTACTTACCGTGGAATGCTCCCCTTCTTCCCTGCAGCCAACCTGCTGCTGCAGCCCCATGTGGATGCGGAGGTGGAgatggatcaggggaagaagagaGCGGCCGATGGCAGCCTGGAGGAGACCGGCCTCTCCGACACCGGATTAATGGCGGCGGGGGAGAGGAAGAAACGGCTGAGATTGGAGCAAATCATGGTCCTGGAGAAGAGCTTCGAAATGGGGAGGAAGCTGGAGCCCGAGAGGAAGGCGGAGCTGGCCAGGGCCCTCGGGCTGCCGCCGCGGCAGGTCGCGATCTGGTTCCAGAACCGGCGGGCGCGCTGGAAGAACAAGCGGACGGAGGAGGAGTTCGACGAGCTCAAGCGGCAGCTCGCGGCCATCCGAGAGGAGAACGCGGAGCTGGAAGAGGAAAACCAGAGGCTCCTCGCCGAG CTTCTGGCGCTCAAAGGGAAGGAAACCGCCTGCGAGCCCATCAACCTCAACAAGGAGGCGCAGGACTGCTGCGGCAGGCCGGTCACGGCCCCGGAATTTCTCTTCCACGGCGCCGCCGGCGGCCGCCGCCCCTCGCACCGCGAAGACGGCGACCTGTGCAGCATGCTAGACGGGCAGTCCGCCTTCTGGGTATGGCCGGAGCACAGCAAGTTCCACCCGCACTGA